In Telopea speciosissima isolate NSW1024214 ecotype Mountain lineage unplaced genomic scaffold, Tspe_v1 Tspe_v1.0030, whole genome shotgun sequence, the following proteins share a genomic window:
- the LOC122647346 gene encoding uncharacterized protein At1g28695-like, whose protein sequence is MWLRNPFKRLILDEGMDFQFSSDGFNGDTWSQENHLNTGFYFVRPNNKTIALFYSWYNKKNNSRGMNEQYFLEKMKNEGVFKQLGLKVMFMDILYFSGFCIDSRDFNMVITVHANCCRGVKAKVTDLTVALQDWKKYKSSSDRSMTFHWSNHSVCIDSWHV, encoded by the coding sequence ATGTGGTTGAGAAATCCTTTCAAGAGGTTGATCTTAGATGAAGGAATGGACTTCCAGTTCAGCAGTGATGGTTTCAATGGCGATACATGGTCACAAGAGAACCACCTCAACACTGGTTTCTACTTCGTCAGACCAAACAACAAGACCATTGCTTTGTTCTACTCCTGGTATAACAAGAAAAACAATTCAAGAGGGATGAATGAACAGTATTTTctagagaagatgaagaacgaGGGTGTGTTTAAACAGTTGGGGCTCAAAGTGATGTTCATGGACATACTCTATTTTAGCGGATTCTGCATTGATAGCAGAGATTTTAATATGGTGATAACTGTCCATGCGAATTGTTGTCGTGGTGTAAAAGCCAAGGTGACTGATTTGACAGTTGCACTTCAAGATTGGAAGAAGTACAAGAGTTCCTCCGATCGCTCAATGACATTTCATTGGTCCAATCACTCGGTGTGCATCGACTCATGGCATGTTTAA